From one Candidatus Woesearchaeota archaeon genomic stretch:
- a CDS encoding MazG nucleotide pyrophosphohydrolase domain-containing protein encodes MKQSFEELVIAIKKTLEKCPWAKEQTIEKHKKKILSEAKEIIKAVDKKDYENLKEELGDLFYDILFICAIAEEKKLFTTKEVIDGVKEKLIRRKPWVFGNETVKSSEEAVKRWNEIKKKEKEHKQRK; translated from the coding sequence ATGAAGCAAAGCTTTGAAGAGCTGGTTATCGCGATCAAAAAAACCCTTGAAAAATGCCCCTGGGCTAAAGAGCAGACTATTGAAAAGCACAAAAAAAAGATATTAAGCGAGGCAAAAGAAATCATTAAAGCTGTTGACAAAAAAGATTATGAAAATTTAAAGGAAGAGCTTGGTGATCTTTTTTATGACATTCTGTTTATTTGCGCAATAGCAGAAGAGAAAAAGCTGTTCACAACAAAAGAAGTCATAGACGGCGTAAAAGAAAAACTGATAAGAAGGAAGCCATGGGTTTTCGGGAATGAAACTGTGAAGAGCAGCGAAGAGGCTGTGAAAAGATGGAATGAGATAAAGAAAAAAGAGAAAGAACATAAACAAAGAAAATAA
- a CDS encoding PEP-utilizing enzyme: MAKKEMKEKTQPIIALTKKKGEKENLITSSAKEGIWFKLSDIPNTNYVSLFAYNLINPIRDYPLVNAGEYIKEGFVEWNNGTASYHLKRAQFNKAADILSGFIINMTKEHKNRVAEYRKLARELMNKSERFMALDFAKMSDLEIVSEFKKLAELQRKNHLIGGILTFLPDEEQQRVSNAVLNKIRDLIETSKKELDLTECWIILTTPREESFREKEEKELLEICIEILKDRKFSGKTFSKGKLILSIKKQKPISYNKLIKHYKKYCWMPYMYIGPKEDITHFFERVDELIEIGLAKAKELLNQIEKKHKEIESKQNEILSSFKPNKKDKELLRFASELVWLKGYRKDTFYHLFYCYEPFLREAAKRTGTTFELIGFLFPWEFEEALLLHKHANSELELRKKHSLYYLDKDKIIFYYGKEIDNFKKEISIEGIKTEPDNLIGMVAYPGYAKGIVSIIETVEDMKKMNFGNILVSQMTGPNIVPAMKKAAAIITDTGGLTCHASILSREFKIPCIVGTKYATKILKEGDLVEVDANNGIVKILKKAEKENE; this comes from the coding sequence ATGGCAAAAAAGGAAATGAAAGAGAAAACTCAGCCCATTATTGCTTTAACGAAGAAGAAGGGGGAGAAAGAGAATCTTATTACTTCTTCTGCAAAAGAAGGGATTTGGTTTAAGTTATCAGATATCCCGAATACAAATTATGTTTCTTTATTTGCCTATAATTTAATCAACCCTATCCGAGATTATCCCTTAGTGAATGCTGGCGAATATATTAAAGAAGGATTTGTTGAGTGGAATAATGGCACTGCCTCTTATCATCTTAAAAGAGCTCAGTTTAACAAAGCGGCAGATATTTTATCAGGATTCATAATTAACATGACAAAAGAGCACAAAAATAGAGTTGCAGAGTACCGCAAATTAGCTAGAGAGCTTATGAATAAATCAGAAAGATTCATGGCATTAGATTTTGCTAAGATGTCTGATTTGGAAATTGTTTCAGAATTCAAAAAATTAGCAGAACTCCAAAGGAAAAATCATTTGATTGGAGGCATCTTAACATTTCTTCCAGATGAAGAACAGCAGAGAGTATCAAATGCTGTCCTTAATAAAATACGGGATTTAATTGAAACCAGTAAAAAGGAATTAGATTTAACTGAATGCTGGATTATCTTAACTACTCCCAGAGAAGAGAGTTTTCGGGAAAAAGAAGAGAAGGAACTTTTAGAAATTTGCATTGAAATTCTTAAAGACAGGAAATTTTCAGGTAAAACTTTTTCAAAAGGCAAGTTAATTTTATCTATTAAGAAACAAAAACCTATTTCGTACAATAAATTAATTAAACATTATAAAAAATATTGTTGGATGCCTTATATGTACATAGGGCCTAAAGAGGACATTACACATTTTTTTGAAAGAGTTGATGAACTCATAGAAATTGGTTTAGCAAAAGCTAAAGAGCTGTTAAACCAAATAGAAAAGAAGCATAAGGAGATCGAATCTAAGCAGAATGAGATTCTTTCTAGTTTTAAGCCAAATAAAAAAGACAAAGAGTTACTTAGATTTGCTTCAGAACTGGTTTGGCTAAAAGGCTATAGGAAAGATACATTTTATCATCTTTTTTATTGTTACGAGCCTTTTTTAAGAGAGGCTGCAAAGAGAACTGGAACAACATTTGAATTAATTGGATTTCTATTTCCTTGGGAGTTTGAAGAGGCATTACTCTTGCATAAGCATGCAAATTCTGAATTAGAACTAAGAAAGAAGCACAGCTTGTATTATCTCGATAAAGATAAAATTATATTCTATTATGGAAAAGAAATTGACAATTTCAAAAAAGAGATTTCAATTGAAGGCATAAAAACAGAACCTGATAATCTTATAGGAATGGTAGCATATCCTGGCTATGCTAAGGGAATTGTCAGCATTATCGAGACAGTTGAAGATATGAAAAAAATGAATTTCGGCAATATCTTAGTATCGCAGATGACTGGCCCCAATATAGTGCCCGCAATGAAGAAAGCTGCAGCGATTATAACTGATACAGGAGGTTTAACATGCCATGCTTCTATTTTATCCAGAGAATTTAAGATACCTTGCATTGTTGGGACTAAATATGCAACAAAAATTCTCAAAGAGGGGGATTTAGTTGAAGTTGATGCCAATAATGGTATCGTAAAGATATTAAAGAAAGCAGAGAAGGAAAATGAATAA
- a CDS encoding NAD(P)H-hydrate dehydratase, whose product MKYLTKNSIKLPKRNPESHKGQNGRVAIIGGSLGYTGTLALAGIAALRSGADIVTVFAPSKVAWALNCLSADLVTKKLDGDYLNKRHIDEIIGFSKNIDAILIGNGMAVEEETKEFARIFFKKIKNLNKKLVIDADGIKVISINDANNAIITPHILELKLLLKNSRISENIIKKIINEKNIEKKAELILKTLKSRIKNNIILLKGPIDAIISKNKIAYNKTGNAGMTKAGTGDVLAGLCVGFLAQSRDLWQSAVNAAYFNGLIGDILLKKHKGYSYLASDMAEEIRRLKF is encoded by the coding sequence ATGAAATATTTAACAAAAAACTCCATAAAACTTCCAAAAAGGAATCCTGAAAGCCATAAAGGGCAGAACGGAAGAGTTGCCATCATAGGCGGCAGTCTAGGTTATACAGGGACATTGGCATTAGCGGGAATTGCTGCATTAAGATCAGGTGCGGATATTGTAACTGTATTTGCTCCTTCAAAAGTGGCGTGGGCATTAAATTGCCTGAGCGCAGATCTGGTTACAAAAAAATTAGATGGTGATTATCTGAATAAAAGGCACATTGATGAAATTATCGGTTTTTCTAAAAATATTGATGCAATATTAATTGGAAATGGAATGGCTGTTGAAGAAGAAACAAAAGAATTTGCAAGGATTTTTTTTAAAAAAATTAAAAATCTTAATAAAAAGCTAGTTATAGATGCTGACGGGATAAAGGTTATCTCGATAAATGATGCTAATAATGCAATCATTACGCCGCACATTTTAGAATTGAAATTATTGTTGAAAAATTCCAGAATAAGTGAAAATATCATCAAAAAAATAATAAATGAAAAAAACATCGAAAAGAAAGCAGAATTAATACTGAAAACATTAAAAAGCAGGATAAAAAACAATATAATCCTTTTGAAAGGCCCGATTGATGCAATAATCTCTAAAAACAAAATAGCTTACAACAAAACAGGCAATGCAGGAATGACAAAGGCAGGAACAGGTGATGTTTTAGCAGGATTGTGTGTTGGCTTTCTGGCGCAGAGCAGGGATCTATGGCAATCTGCTGTTAATGCTGCGTATTTCAATGGATTGATCGGCGATATTTTATTGAAAAAACATAAAGGTTATAGTTATTTGGCGAGTGATATGGCGGAAGAAATTAGAAGACTAAAATTTTAA
- a CDS encoding HD domain-containing protein produces MNNKDIERLKKLAEPYFKNTNPDRWDHTLRVLKIARILQQKEGGNLDIIEAAALLHDAGRGIEQITKEKNLCHAEESSKIAEKILKKLNFNEEKIKKIKHCIEVHRWSKGLKAETTEAQIIKDADRIEATGAVGIARTFDGGSYKKRPFVSDDDFSTLYHIKNKLMKIDETSVGTETAKQIVKKRHEFTKLFVEEFEKEREEIK; encoded by the coding sequence ATGAATAACAAAGATATAGAAAGACTAAAAAAGCTGGCAGAACCTTATTTCAAGAATACCAATCCAGATAGATGGGATCATACGCTGAGGGTTTTGAAAATTGCCAGGATATTGCAACAAAAAGAAGGCGGCAATTTGGATATCATAGAAGCAGCAGCTTTATTGCATGATGCTGGAAGAGGCATCGAACAAATAACAAAAGAAAAAAACTTATGCCATGCCGAGGAGAGTTCTAAGATTGCTGAAAAGATTTTAAAAAAATTAAACTTTAATGAGGAAAAGATAAAGAAAATAAAGCACTGCATAGAAGTTCATAGATGGAGCAAGGGCCTTAAAGCGGAAACAACAGAAGCGCAGATAATCAAAGACGCTGATAGAATTGAAGCTACAGGTGCAGTAGGCATAGCTAGAACATTTGACGGCGGTTCATATAAAAAAAGACCTTTTGTTTCAGATGATGATTTTTCGACTTTATATCATATAAAAAATAAGCTAATGAAGATTGATGAAACTTCTGTTGGCACAGAAACTGCTAAACAAATAGTTAAAAAAAGGCATGAATTCACAAAACTATTTGTAGAAGAATTTGAAAAAGAAAGAGAGGAGATAAAATGA
- a CDS encoding metallophosphoesterase, translating to MIGIISDTHDNIPNIKKAVDIFKNRKVDLVIHLGDLVAPVTALYFKGLKMKFIKGNCDGDVELMKERIKEIGGEFLGISSELNLSNKKLFLIHKPDNINELALSGKYDYILHGHDHKAKDEKIGKTRIINPGTHYLGNPIHTIALLDLEKDNVEFIEIK from the coding sequence ATGATCGGCATAATATCAGACACGCACGACAATATCCCGAACATAAAGAAAGCTGTTGATATTTTTAAGAATAGAAAAGTTGATCTTGTGATTCATCTTGGAGATCTTGTTGCACCTGTTACAGCGCTTTATTTCAAAGGACTGAAAATGAAGTTTATAAAAGGGAACTGCGACGGCGATGTTGAACTGATGAAAGAGAGAATAAAAGAGATTGGCGGAGAATTTCTCGGCATTTCCTCTGAGCTGAATCTGTCAAACAAAAAACTATTTTTGATTCATAAGCCTGACAACATTAATGAACTTGCGCTTTCAGGGAAATACGACTATATCCTGCACGGGCATGATCACAAAGCAAAAGATGAGAAAATAGGAAAAACAAGGATCATAAACCCGGGAACGCATTATCTGGGAAATCCTATCCATACAATTGCATTGCTGGATCTGGAAAAAGACAATGTTGAGTTTATTGAGATAAAATGA